A region from the Canis lupus dingo isolate Sandy chromosome X, ASM325472v2, whole genome shotgun sequence genome encodes:
- the MED12 gene encoding mediator of RNA polymerase II transcription subunit 12 isoform X6: MAAFGILSYEHRPLKRPRLGPPDVYPQDPKQKEDELTALNVKQGFNNQPAVSGDEHGSAKNVNFNPAKISSNFSSIIAEKLRCNTLPDTGRRKPQVNQKDNFWLVTARSQSAINTWFTDLAGTKPLTQLAKKVPIFSKKEEVFGYLAKYTVPVMRAAWLIKMTCAYYAAITETKVKKRHVIDPFMEWTQIITKYLWEQLQKMAEYYRPGPTGSGGCGSTIGPLPHDIEVAIRQWDYNEKLAMFMFQDGMLDRHEFLTWVLECFEKIRPGEDELLKLLLPLLLRYSGEFVQSAYLSRRLAYFCTRRLALQLDGMSTHSSHVISAQSTSTLPTTPAPQPPTSSTPSTPFSDLLMCPQHRPLVFGLSCILQTILLCCPSALVWHYSLTDSRIKTGSPLDHLPIAPSNLPMPEGNSAFTQQVRAKLREIEQQIKERGQAVEVRWSFDKCQEATAGFTIGRVLHTLEVLDSHSFERSDFSNSLDSLCNRIFGLGPSKDGHEISSDDDAVVSLLCEWAVSCKRSGRHRAMVVAKLLEKRQAEIEAERCGESEAADEKGSIASGSLSAPSAPIFQDVLLQFLDTQAPMLTDPRSESERVEFFNLVLLFCELIRHDVFSHNMYTCTLISRGDLAFGAPGPRPPSPFDDPADDSERKETEGSSSSKLEDPGLSESMDIDPSSSVLFEDMEKPDFSLFSPTMPCEGKGSPSPEKPDVEKEVKPPPKEKIEGTLGVLYDQPRHVQYATHFPIPQEESCSHECNQRLVVLFGVGKQRDDARHAIKKITKDILKVLNRKGTAETDQLAPIVPLNPGDLTFLGGEDGQKRRRNRPEAFPTAEDIFAKFQHLSHYDQHQVTAQVSRNVLEQITSFALGMSYHLPLVQHVQFIFDLMEYSLSISGLIDFAIQLLNELSVVEAELLLKSSDLVGSYTTSLCLCIVAVLRHYHACLILNQDQMAQVFEGLCGVVKHGMNRSDGSSAERCILAYLYDLYTSCSHLKSKFGELFSDFCSKVKNTIYCNVEPSESNMRWAPEFMIDTLENPAAHTFTYTGLGKSLSENPANRYSFVCNALMHVCVGHHDPDRVNDIAILCAELTGYCKSLSAEWLGVLKALCCSSNNGTCGFNDLLCNVDVSDLSFHDSLATFVAILIARQCLLLEDLIRCAAIPSLLNAACSEQDSEPGARLTCRILLHLFKTPQLNPCQSDGNKPTVGIRSSCDRHLLAASQNRIVDGAVFAVLKAVFVLGDAELKGSGFTVTGGTEELPEEEGGGGSGGRRQGGRNISVETASLDVYAKYVLRSICQQEWVGERCLKSLCEDSNDLQDPVLSSAQAQRLMQLICYPHRLLDNEDGENPQRQRIKRILQNLDQWTMRQSSLELQLMIKQTPNNEMNSLLENIAKATIEVFQQSAETGSSSGSTTSNMPSSSKTKPVLSSLERSGVWLVAPLIAKLPTSVQGHVLKAAGEELEKGQHLGSSSRKERDRQKQKSMSLLSQQPFLSLVLTCLKGQDEQREGLLTSLYSQVHQIVNNWRDDQYLDDCKPKQLMHEALKLRLNLVGGMFDTVQRSTQQTTEWAVLLLEIIISGTVDMQSNNELFTTVLDMLSVLINGTLAADMSSISQGSMEENKRAYMNLVKKLRKELGERQSDSLEKVRQLLPLPKQTRDVITCEPQGSLIDTKGNKIAGFDSIFKKEGLQVSTKQKISPWDLFEGLKPSAPLSWGWFGTVRVDRRVARGEEQQRLLLYHTHLRPRPRAYYLEPLPLPPEDEEPPAPTLLEPEKKAPEPPKTDKPGAAPPSTEERKKKSTKGKKRSQPAPKTEDYGMGPGRSGPYGVTVPPDLLHHANPSSISHLSYRQGSIGLYTQNQPLPAGGPRVDPYRPVRLPMQKLPTRPPYTGVLPTTMTGVMGIEPSYKTSVYRQQQPTVPQGQRLRQQLQAKIQSQGMLGQSTVHQMTPSSSYGLQTSQGYTPYVSHVGLQQHTGPADPTRHLQQRPSGYVHQQAPTYGHGLTSTQRFSHQTLQQAPMIGTMTPLGAQGVQAGVRSASILPEQQQQQQQQQQQQQQQQQQQQQQQQQQQQQQQQQYHIRQQQQQQILRQQQQQQQQQQQQQQQQQQAHQQQQQAAPPQPQPQSQPQFQRQGLQQTQQQQQTAALVRQLQQQLSNTQPQPSTNIFGRY; the protein is encoded by the exons ATGGCGGCCTTCGGGATCTTGAGCTACGAACACCGGCCACTGAAGCGGCCGCGGCTGGGCCCTCCCGATGTGTACCCGCAAGATCCCAAACAGAAGGAG GATGAACTGACAGCCTTGAATGTAAAACAAGGTTTCAATAACCAGCCTGCTGTCTCTGGGGATGAACATGGCAGTGCCAAGAACGTCAACTTCAATCCTGCCAAG aTCAGTTCCAACTTCAGCAGCATTATTGCAGAGAAGTTACGTTGTAACACTCTCCCTGACACTGGTCGCAGGAAGCCCCAAGTGAACCAGAAGGACAACTTCTGGCTGGTGACTGCACGATCCCAGAGTGCCATTAACACCTGGTTCACTGACCTGGCTGGCACCAAGCCACTCACACAACTAGCCAAAAAG GTCCCCATTTTCAGTAAGAAGGAAGAAGTCTTTGGGTACTTAGCCAAATACACAGTGCCTGTGATGCGGGCCGCCTGGCTCATCAAGATGACCTGTGCCTACTATGCAGCAATTACTGAGACCAAGGTTAAGAAGAGACATGTCATTGACCCCTTCATGG AATGGACTCAGATCATCACCAAGTACTTATGGGAGCAGCTGCAAAAGATGGCTGAATATTACCGTCCAGGGCCCACAGGCAGTGGGGGCTGTGGTTCCACTATAGGGCCCTTGCCCCATGACATAGAGGTGGCTATCCGGCAGTGGGACTACAATGAGAAGCTGGCAATGTTCATGTTTCAG GATGGAATGCTGGACAGACACGAGTTCCTGACCTGGGTACTTGAGTGTTTTGAGAAAATCCGTCCTGGAGAGGATGAATTGCTTAaactgctgctgcccctgctgctccgA TACTCGGGGGAATTCGTTCAGTCTGCATACCTCTCCCGCCGCCTTGCCTACTTCTGTACCCGGAGACTGGCCTTGCAACTGGACGGCATGAGCACTCACTCATCTCACGTTATATCCGCTCAGTCGACAAGCACACTGCCCACCACCCCTGCTCCTCAGCCCCCAACCAGCAGCACACCCTCTACACCCTTTAGTGACCTACTGATGTGCCCTCAGCACCGGCCCCTGGTTTTTGGCCTCAGCTGTATCCTTCAG ACCATCCTCCTGTGTTGTCCTAGTGCCCTAGTTTGGCACTACTCGCTGACCGACAGCCGCATTAAGACTGGCTCACCACTTGACCACCTGCCTATTGCCCCCTCCAACCTGCCCATGCCAGAGGGCAACAGTGCCTTTACTCAGCAG GTCCGTGCAAAGTTGCGTGAGATTGAGCAGCAGATCAAGGAGCGAGGACAGGCAGTTGAGGTTCGCTGGTCTTTTGATAAGTGCCAGGAAGCTACTGCAG GCTTCACCATTGGACGGGTGCTCCATACTTTGGAAGTGTTGGACAGCCATAGTTTTGAACGCTCTGACTTCAGTAATTCTCTCGACTCCCTTTGTAACCGAATCTTTGGATTGGGGCCTAGCAAGGATGGGCACGAG ATCTCCTCGGATGATGACGCCGTAGTATCATTACTGTGTGAATGGGCTGTCAGCTGCAAGCGTTCTGGTCGGCATCGTGCTATGGTGGTAGCCAAGCTGCTAGAGAAGAGACAGGCTGAGATTGAAGCTGAG CGTTGTGGAGAGTCAGAAGCCGCAGATGAGAAGGGTTCCATTGCCTCTGGATCCCTTTCTGCTCCTAGTGCTCCCATCTTCCAGGATGTCCTCCTGCAGTTTCTGGATACCCAGGCTCCCATGCTGA CGGACCCCCGAAGTGAGAGTGAGCGAGTGGAGTTCTTCAACTTAGTCCTGCTTTTCTGTGAACTGATTCGGCATGATGTTTTCTCACACAACATGTATACTTGCACCCTCATCTCACGGGGGGACTTGGCCTTTGGAGCCCCCGGTCCCCGGCCTCCATCCCCCTTTGATGACCCCGCTGATGACTCGGAGCGCAAGGAGACCGAGGGCAGCAGCAGTAGCAAGCTGGAG gacccagggctcTCAGAGTCCATGGACATTGACCCTAGTTCCAGTGTGCTTTTCGAGGACATGGAGAAACCTGATTTCTCA TTGTTCTCCCCTACTATGCCCTGTGAGGGGAAGGGCAGTCCATCCCCCGAGAAACCAGATGTTGAGAAGGAGGTGAAGCCCCCACCCAAGGAGAAGATAGAAGGGACCCTTGGGGTTCTTTATGACCAGCCACGACATGTGCAGTATGCCACCCACTTTCCCATCCCCCAG GAGGAGTCATGCAGCCATGAGTGCAACCAGCGGTTGGTCGTACTGTTTGGGGTGGGAAAGCAGCGAGATGATGCCCGCCATGCCATCAAGAAAATTACCAAGGATATCCTGAAGGTTCTGAACCGCAAAGGGACAGCAGAAACTG ACCAGCTTGCTCCTATTGTGCCTCTGAATCCTGGAGACCTGACATTCTTAG GTGGGGAGGACGGGCAGAAGCGGCGGCGCAACCGGCCTGAAGCCTTCCCCACTGCCGAAGACATCTTTGCTAAGTTCCAGCACCTTTCACATTATGACCAGCACCAGGTCACGGCTCAG GTCTCCCGGAATGTTCTGGAGCAGATCACGAGCTTTGCCCTTGGCATGTCATATCACTTGCCTCTGGTGCAGCATGTGCAGTTCATCTTTGACCTCATGGAATATTCGCTCAGCATCAGTGGCCTCATCGACTTTGCCATCCAG CTACTAAACGAACTGAGCGTGGTTGAGGCCGAGTTGCTCCTCAAGTCCTCGGATCTGGTGGGCAGCTACACCACCAGCCTGTGTCTGTGCATCGTGGCTGTCCTGCGGCACTACCATGCCTGCCTCATCCTCAACCAGGACCAGATGGCACAGGTCTTTGAGGG GCTGTGTGGCGTAGTGAAGCATGGGATGAACCGATCAGATGGCTCCTCTGCAGAACGCTGTATCCTTGCTTATCTCTATGATCTGTACACCTCCTGTAGCCATTTAAAGAGCAAATTTGGGGAGCTCTTCAG CGACTTTTGCTCCAAGGTGAAAAACACTATCTACTGCAACGTGGAGCCCTCAGAATCCAACATGCGCTGGGCACCCGAGTTCATGATCGACACTCTGGAGAACCCTGCAGCTCACACCTTTACCTACACGGGGCTAGGCAAGAGTCTTAGTGAGAACCCCGCTAACCGCTACAGCTTTGTCTGCAATGCCCTTATGCACGTCTGTGTGGGGCACCATGATCCCGATAG GGTGAATGACATCGCAATCCTGTGTGCAGAGCTGACTGGCTATTGCAAGTCACTGAGTGCCGAGTGGCTAGGAGTACTCAAGGCTTTATGCTGCTCCTCTAACAATGGCACTTGTGGTTTCAACGACCTCCTCTGCAATGTAGAT GTCAGTGACCTGTCTTTTCATGACTCTCTGGCTACTTTTGTTGCCATCCTCATCGCTCGGCAATGTCTGCTCCTTGAGGATCTGATTCGCTGTGCTGCCATCCCTTCACTCCTTAATGCCG cctgCAGTGAGCAGGACTCTGAGCCAGGGGCCCGGCTGACCTGCCGCATCCTCCTCCACCTTTTCAAGACGCCTCAACTCAATCCTTGCCAGTCAGATGGAA ACAAGCCTACAGTAGGAATCCGTTCCTCCTGTGACCGCCACCTGCTGGCTGCCTCCCAGAACCGCATCGTGGATGGAGCTGTGTTTGCTGTTCTCAAGGCAGTATTTGTACTTG GGGATGCGGAACTGAAGGGTTCAGGCTTCACTGTGACAGGAGGAACAGAAGAACttccagaggaggagggaggaggtggcagTGGCGGTCGGAGGCAGGGTGGCCGCAACATCTCTGTGGAGACAGCCAGTCTGGATGTCTATGCCAAGTACGTGCTGCGCAGCATCTGCCAACAG GAATGGGTAGGAGAGCGTTGCCTTAAATCATTGTGTGAGGATAGCAATGACCTGCAAGACCCAGTGTTGAGTAGTGCCCAGGCCCAGCGCCTCATGCAGCTCATCTGCTACCCACATCGGTTGCTGGACAACGAGGACGGGGAAAACCCCCAGCGGCAGCGCATTAAGCGTATTCTGCAG AACTTGGACCAGTGGACCATGCGCCAGTCTTCCTTGGAGCTGCAGCTCATGATCAAGCAGACCCCTAACAAT GAGATGAACTCCCTCTTAGAGAACATCGCCAAGGCCACAATCGAGGTTTTCCAACAGTCAGCAGAGACAGGGTCATCTTCTGGAAGCACCACAAGCAACATGCCCAGCAGCAGCAAAACAAAGCCAGTGCTCAG CTCTCTGGAGCGCTCTGGTGTGTGGCTGGTCGCTCCCCTCATCGCTAAGCTGCCCACCTCAGTCCAGGGGCATGTGTTAAAGGCAGCCGGAGAGGAGTTGGAGAAAGGCCAGCACCTGGGTTCCTCTTCCCGCAAAGAACGTGACCGACAAAAGCAGAAGAG CATGTCCCTGTTGAGCCAGCAGCCATTCTTATCTTTGGTGCTGACATGTCTGAAAGGGCAGGATGAGCAGCGTGAGGGCCTTCTCACCTCCCTCTATAGCCAGGTGCACCAG ATTGTGAATAATTGGCGGGATGACCAGTACTTAGATGACTGCAAACCAAAGCAGCTAATGCACGAGGCTCTCAAGCTGCGGCTCAATCTG GTGGGGGGTATGTTTGACACGGTGCAGCGCAGTACCCAGCAGACTACGGAGTGGGCTGTGCTCCTCCTGGAGATCATCATCAGCGGCACTGTCGACATGCAGTCCAACAA CGAGCTCTTCACCACGGTGCTGGACATGCTGAGCGTGCTCATCAACGGGACTCTGGCCGCGGACATGTCTAGCATCTCTCAAGGCAGCATGGAGGAGAACAAACGTGCCTACATGAACCTGGTCAAGAAGCTGCGG AAAGAGCTGGGGGAGCGCCAGTCAGACAGTCTGGAAAAAGTTCGCCAGCTGCTGCCACTGCCCAAGCAGACCCGAGACGTCATCACGTGTGAGCCACAGGGCTCCCTCATTGATACCAAGGGCAACAAGATTGCCGGCTTCGATTCCATCTTCAAGAAGGAG GGTCTACAGGTTTCCACCAAACAAAAGATCTCTCCCTGGGATCTTTTTGAGGGCTTGAAGCCATCAGCACCACTCTCTTGGGGATGGTTTGGAACGGTTCGAGTCGACCGGCGAGTGGCCCGAGGAGAGGAACAGCAGCGGTTGCTGCTCTACCACACACACCTGAGGCCCCGGCCCCGTGCCTATTACCTGGAGCCACTTCCACTGCCACCAGAAGATGAGGAgccccctgctcccaccctgcTAGAGCCTGAGAAAAAGGCTCCAGAGCCCCCCAAAACTGACAAACCTGGGGCTGCCCCACCCAGTACAGAGGAACGCAAGAAGAAGTCCACCAAGGGCAAGAAACGCAGCCAGCCAGCCCCCAAGACAGAG GATTATGGAATGGGCCCAGGGAGGAGTGGCCCCTATGGCGTGACGGTGCCTCCGGACCTCCTACACCATGCTAACCCCAGTTCCATATCCCATCTCAGCTACAGGCAGGGCTCCATAGGCCTGTACACCCAGAATCAGCCACTACCTGCAG GTGGCCCTCGCGTGGACCCATACCGCCCTGTGCGGTTGCCAATGCAGAAGCTGCCGACCCGACCACCTTACACTGGAGTGCTGCCCACAACCATGACTGGAGTCATGGGGATAGAACCCTCCTACAAGACCTCTGTATACCGACAGCAGCAGCCCACCGTGCCCCAAGGACAGCGCCTTCGCCAACAGCTCCAGGCAAAGATA caGAGTCAGGGGATGTTGGGACAGTCAACTGTCCATCAGATGACTCCCAGCTCTTCCTACGGTTTGCAGACCTCCCAG gGCTATACTCCTTATGTTTCTCATGTGGGATTGCAGCAACACACAGGCCCTGCAG ATCCTACTCGCCACCTGCAACAGCGGCCCAGTGGCTATGTGCACCAGCAGGCCCCAACCTACGGACATGGGTTGACCTCCACCCAAAG GTTTTCACACCAGACCCTGCAGCAGGCACCCATGATAGGTACCATGACTCCTCTGGGTGCGCAGGGCGTCCAGGCCGGCGTGCGATCGGCGTCCATCCTgcctgagcagcagcagcagcagcaacagcagcaacagcagcagcagcagcagcaacagcagcaacagcagcagcagcagcagcagcagcagcagcaacaacagcagtATCACATCcgacagcagcaacagcagcagatTTTGCGG cagcagcagcagcagcaacagcagcagcagcagcagcagcaacaacaacagcaggcacaccagcagcagcagcaggcagctcctccccagccccagccccagtcccagccccag TTCCAGCGCCAGGGGCTTCAGCAGACACAGCAACAGCAACAGACAGCAGCTTTGGTCCGGCAGCTCCAACAACAGCTTTCTA ATACCCAGCCACAGCCCAGTACCAACATATTTGGACGCTACTGA